The Trichoderma asperellum chromosome 6, complete sequence region ATCGAAAAACGTAACTCAGAGGGCTCTGACAAGTCGTATCATGGGGCTGGCTCTTAGACTACGTGCTTGGTGTGAAATGAAGGTGTGAGTACGGTATATCGAGACTAAGAGATTGCACGTCTTTAGCTCGAGATTAGGAGTATTGCAAATGATGCAAAAGCTCCATTGGTTTATTTGAGAATACCGCTCGTGTTGTTCTAGCTACAAGACGACGACTTATTCATTGCCATAGACAAGGCCCTGTATGTCAACGTAGCGCAAATTGTAGATCATATTCGAATCTGTCACTCTCTTCGTTATTACACATCCTTAGCCGTGGATAACCACTCTCAATTGTGCCTAACTGACATATCCCCTTGATATCGAATTTTGTACAAAGTCATCAACAACCTTCTGAGCCTTTTCGTCGCTAGGTGGCTCCAAGCCAAGGCTTTCATTGTCGGGATTCTGCCAGACTGTCAAACCACCAGTAAATGGAAAAGTAAGAACAGCCGCGAATTCTCTATTGGTGAATATTCCGTTGCGCATATTCTCATCTGCTTGCCGCTTTCTCTCGGCGATTGAAAACGAAGTGATTTTCCATGGCTCCTTGGTCTCTGAAGCCTCCTGAAAGGTTTTCACGATACGCTGCAGGTTAGTTTCGCCGTCGCAGATGTAGAAGAAGTCGTTCTTAAGCTTTGGATATTTGGTCAAAAGACTGTCGAGACCTCTCGTGAGCGTGTCGATACTGGAGACGGAGATGAGTCCATGGCCATCGTCGCCAAGCGAGGCAGTACGTTTGTTCATGTCCAAAGACGCAAAAGCACTTAGATCTAGAACCGAAGCAATAAGCGTGTCGATTCCGAGCATCATTATGAATGTTTTGCGCACAAACCACTTACTTATCAGAAGGTTGCCAACATGTAGGCTTACAAAGTCAATCTGGTTTGCAGCAGATCTAGCCATCAGGTAATTATGAACTGCCCTCTTTGTTGCGACGGCAGGATTGGGAGGCAAAGTGTTTGGTCCAATTCTTGCAATCGTTGCCCCATTTCCACCTGCAGTATCGGGCGCCCATTCTGAAGGCACAAAGAGCTTTACTCCAGCCTCTATAGCTGCATTGATGAGCGCAATCTGAACAATGTCGAGATCTCCGCCTGGATTGAATTGAGTGAACACGACAACGGCATCAGCCCCCGTCAATGCATTGACAAGACTTTTATGGTCCTTCAAGTCTATTTGTACGATAGGAATGCCTTCTGGTACATTCTTGTACTCAGACGGTTCTTTGCGACCGATGAAAGTAATGTCGTATTTCTTGAGTGCAGCAATGCGCAGCAAAACTCGACTGCCGAGTCTGGCTCCTTGCTGAAGACTACATGTAAGCTGCGCGATCTAGTTGGAGCAGACGCAGGTTCTATACTCACGCCATACCAGACGATTTTCTTGATGGTAGATTCAAATGCCATAACGAGATAGCTTTCAACTCAACTCTGTCCAGCGTTGATAGAGAGTCATTCTTTCAACCTGAACGGATGCTGCCCATCTTAAATTCATCAACACGCCATTGGCGGCAGCGGAGTTTTTCGACTGATTATAATTTGATGCAATCGCGTTACCGACATCTAGTTCCATCCCACCGGCGCCGATCAGAAAAGCATAAATATTAGTTCTCCGGTTTCAATGCCGAGCCCAGACGGCTTCACAGTCACCGAGTTGCCAAGAGAAAGGCTCTCTTGCTTCCGCCTAGTGGCGATTAATAATCGCTAATAATCGCCTATAATCAGAAGAGATGCGTTGGGAATCAGCAAGAACAGACATCAAATACCATGTTGAAGAATAATTTAAGAGGATATAGCACGGAGACTGGGGACCAGGGATTTTCTTCGTAATAACGGATTAATGAAGTCTAAAATGGATGAATCTGCTGAAAAGGCGCGCCTTGCTGGTACTTTGAGAGGATTGGTAGATTACTGATCAAAGAGAAGGTAATGGCTTTGTCCATCTTGTAAATACTTCTTCAGCCACGTAATTAGTCCGAATGAGTCTTTTCAAACACGTAATCAGTCCGAATAGATCTCAACAAACCATGGCATAGGTCTTTGGTGGAGTAGAAGGCATAATAACACGTAGGTCCAAGTCGTCGTCCAGGAATATAGGCATAAAATATCCCGTTATCCCAATTCCATCAATGAGGCACGCAACTGCCTGTCGCGCAAATCGCAAGATCCCCTATatcccttttcttctataCCGTGACGTTCGCTTTcgccttctctttcttttgttcgaGAAGTGAATTTCATCATTGTTCAAATCTCGGCGTGCCATCACAACATCGACAGTGATAGAGGCATCACAGCTTCCATTAGGGCGCAGATTCGTGCCGATAGATGAGATTGTTTCGATTAAATCGCTGCGATTTCAGCATCGTAGTTGTCAAGATGCATCAGGGCCATACTCAACAGCAGGACTTGGTTGGCGAATCAATATACACAATCATGATACaagtgctgctgcagaagacTCCAACTTAATGGAGTCATTGTCGCGTGTATCGACTTCTATCCTCACATGCTGGGTCTTCAAATATCTTATACGAAATTTCCGAGACCTTTGCAGCAAAAAGTGCAGGGACCGGCCGAACCTTGGTCTCTTCCCTCCAATTAGGTACTATCGCAAACGCCAGCAAAGGATTCGAGCTTCACAATGCTGCATGTTAGCAGTTCCCACTCTGCCACCAACGGTAAGCTGATACATACCTTAGCATTTCCCCCATAACTCTCCCCCCACGCGCCACACGGTTCGGCCTCGCCAACGCCCCGCTATCTGATCACGACATCCCCCAGGGGCCTTCGCCATTGTGCCAAGGTCGctgaaa contains the following coding sequences:
- a CDS encoding uncharacterized protein (EggNog:ENOG41) — encoded protein: MAFESTIKKIVWYGQGARLGSRVLLRIAALKKYDITFIGRKEPSEYKNVPEGIPIVQIDLKDHKSLVNALTGADAVVVFTQFNPGGDLDIVQIALINAAIEAGVKLFVPSEWAPDTAGGNGATIARIGPNTLPPNPAVATKRAVHNYLMARSAANQIDFVSLHVGNLLINLSAFASLDMNKRTASLGDDGHGLISVSSIDTLTRGLDSLLTKYPKLKNDFFYICDGETNLQRIVKTFQEASETKEPWKITSFSIAERKRQADENMRNGIFTNREFAAVLTFPFTGGLTVWQNPDNESLGLEPPSDEKAQKVVDDFVQNSISRGYVS